ACTGCAACTGTTCATTGTTCAATTCACCACCTTACCATCTGTGTCGCCAATTTCCCCTGTCTCCAAAATGTTTGTACACATGAGACAGACTTAGCATACATGTGCGCACATTTTACtgtcaggtttgtttttatAGAGCCCTATCTTTGCGTGGGAAATGGCGTATGCATCTCTCAGGCCATGTTTTGTGCATACACAATGGTTATAAATGAGGCCCCAGGAGAGTGAGCCATGATGATGACATGCCATCATGATTACCTGTGTTCTCACCTTTGTTCAGGTGGAGTATACGGCTCCCTCATACACCTCATCTGATGGGGAGGAAGAGGACCAGGAGAACCTGGAGGACAGGAAGTACCCCGGTGAAGTCACCACCAGCAGCTTCAAGGTCAAGTTTCAGCCCAAAGACAGCAAAAAAGAGGTTCTGGTGTAAGTAACAACCTTTCACACAACATGGTTCCACTTTCACTGTAGCGTGTATCTGCTGATCACAATGAAACACCTTCTGTACAGTCAGAACATCATAAAACTGTCTCTCTGTAAACCTTCTGCTGTGTTCATGTCATATGAGAGATTCTATGGAGACCATTTTTAACAACATTCAGGTAACAGTTAGACCTGAGAAAAGTATCTGACTTTGTAACTGACTTGGCACAAGAGTTGAGTTGTTGTTTCCTCATCTCTAACATCTGATAGGACCTGAACAAATTCAACATTAACAGcttactgtgatactgtagtATTTCATATAAGAATCATGTGTCTTTGTCTTAGATGTCCCACCCCGGGCTGTGATGGCAGTGGACACATTACTGGAAACTACGCATCCCATCGAAGGTGAGACCTGCTCTCTGACTGGGACATGAGGAGTGTTTCTGCTTTATTAATCTGTGGTGTTTGTACCTTAAAAGGGTTGAAGTATGATTTCATTCTGTCATTGAATCATTTCATAAAGAGAAGCAGAGTGATGGTAAATCTGACAAAAGTCAGACCATGTCCCTGTCTTGTCTCTCCGTTCCCTCAGTGTAGCTACAGTAGGTATGTAGGTGTCGTTATTGTGACTACTGGATCATGACTGGTTGCTGTTCTGTAACAGCCCGCAAATGACTGTGTAATTATTTTGtgtataataacaataacaacgaTAAAATATCTATTGGGTACCAATGTGGCTGTCAACCACTGTTACCCCCTGTTTCCACCTGTTACCCCCTGTTACCCCTGTCCCCCGTTACCTCCCGTCACCCCTTGTTACCCACTGCCATTCCTGTTACCCCCTGTCACCCCCTGTTACCCCTGTCACTCTTGTTATCTTTTCACTCCTTGTTACCCTGTTATCCCGTCACTCACTGTTACCCCGTTACCCCTGTCATTCCCTATCACCCCTTGTTACCCTGTCGCCCCTTGTTACCCTCTGTTACCCCATCATTCCCTGTTCCCTCCTGTTATCCCTGTCACTCCCTGTTAACCCTGTTACCCCTATGCAAGTTCTTAAATTAGTATTTATTATTGATATAGTTATTcataatatttttaatgtatttttatgttattgttgttgccCCCTAAACTCTAATGTGTTGCCTCCTTGTTTTCTGTATCCTACTTCATCATGTAGAGGTGGTCCTCCTCACCTGTAGGATACTGATCCAGGTGAAGAGGTAGGGGTGGTCTTACCTCCTCACCTGTAGAATACTAATACACATGAACCTCTTCACCTGGACTAACACCCAGTAAATGTTTCCACAGTCATTTGAGGGCTTTAATGTAAAGGTTTCTCCAGTCAATGATCCACGAGGAAGGGAATATGCAGCTGTGGAAGCTGCAGTCTCTACAGACAGAGGAGTTGGGAGGACTCAGGGTTTTAATATAATGTAGCACATTAattactgtttgtgtttcatgttaGAGATGAATCAGATGAGCACATTAATGAATCACAGAAATACTTTCCTCTTATGTTTAACCTCATTAAAAATCAGAAGGAGCagctcacacacgcacaccttcATTCGTCATTATTTTTCCACTATTACTTTTCTGTTAAGATTAGTAGTTCTGTCCTGGCTCTGTAGTCCAATTAAGGTCCTGGCTCTGTAGTCCAGCTCAGGTTCTGGCTCTATAGTCAAGTTCTGTCCTGGCTCTGTAGTCAAGTTCTGTTCTTGCTCTGTAGTCCAGTTCAGGTTCTGGCTCTGTGGTCCAGCTCAGGTTCTGGCTCTGTAGCCCAGTTCTGTCCTGACTCTGTAGCCCAGTTCTGTTCTGGCTCTGAagtccagctccagctctggctCTGTAGCCCAGTTCAGAGTCTGGCTCTGTAGTCCAGTTCTGTTCTGTAGTCCAGTTCACGTCCTGGCTCTGTAGTCCAGCTCAGGTTCTGGCTCTGTAGCCCAGTTCAGAGTCTGGCTCTGTAGTCCAGTTCAGATTCTGGCTCCATGGTCCAGTTCAGGTCCTGGCTCTGTCGCCCAGTTCAGGTTTTGGCTCCATGGTCCAGTTCAGGTTCTGGCTCTATAGCCCAGTTCAAGTTCTGGTTCTGTAGTCCAGTTCTGTTCTGGCTCTGTAGTCCAGTTCAGGTCCTGGCTTTGTAGCCCAGTTCAGGTCCTGGTTCTGTAGTCCAGTTCTGTTCTGGCTCTGTAGTCCAGTTCAAGTCCTGGTTCTGTAGTCCAGTTCTGTCCTGGCTCTGTAGCTGAGTTCAGTCCTGGCTCTGTAGTCCAGTTCAAGTTCTGGCTCTGTAGCCCAGTTCAGGTTCTGGCTCTGTAGTCTAGGTTCTGTCCTGGCTCTGTAGCCGAGTTCAGTCCTGGCTCTGTAGTCCAGTTCAAGTTCTGGCTCTGTAGTCCAGTTCTGTCCTGGCTCTGTAGTCCAGTTCAAGTTCTGGCTCTGTAGTCTAGTTCTGTTCTGGCTCTGTAGTCAGTTCAGGTCCTGGCTCTGTAGTCCAGTTCTCCCTGGCTCTGTAGTCCAGTTCTGTCCTGGCTCTATAGCCCAGTTCAGTCCTGGCTCTGAAGTTCAGTTCCGTTCTGGCTCTGAAGTCAGTTCAAGTCCTGGCCCTATAGCCAAGTTCTGTCAAGGGCTCTGTAGTCAGTTCATGTCTCTGGCTCTGTAGTCCAGCTCTGTCCTGGCTCTGTAGTCAGTTCATGTCTCTGGCTCTGTAGTCCAGTTCTGTCCTGGCTCTTTAGTCAGTTcaggtctctgtctctgtagtCCAGTTCAGGTCTCTGGTTTCCTgacggtctctctctctctgtatcttcCAGTCTGTCTGGCTGTCCTCTTGCTGATAAGTCACTTCGGACCCTCATGGCTGCCCACACAGCTGAACTGAAGTATGTCTTCCTCTGTTGCTGTCTCCTCATGTCCAGCTCTGTCCCTGCTCTGCtctcaacacagacacaactcACTGAGGTCTACAAACACGTGTATTAATGATACAGGGTTGAAACTGCGTGCCTGCACCAACATACTTGATCTTTTATGGAACAGTAATATTTCTATAATATCATATTTAACTGAAGTAACCCTCCATAATAAGTGTCTGGGTTTCTTATTTCTTACAGCTTTATAAAACAGCTGCCATTACACCAGTTTGTTCATAAATAAAGagttcattcataaaaaaagacCTAATTACAACGAGCACTgaagttaaagctccatatagtataaaggaagatgtccatgtgtttgattatagatcaggtctaggttctatattaatactgtgaaagtatcaaagcctcagtccacagagaaatgcacacagcctgtattcagaaactgagccttaaaaccagccgtcaggacttctggaactttgtgatgtcacaacaaagcagtcatcaagccccgcccacctggacccaccatccaaaccttgcaggatttggtttctctgagtgttttaactgaaatctgctatatttttattggatcaatcagaaaacagtcagccaatcagaagagaggctcagagcctcctctcttctgattggctcaccgaactgctgttactagagctccagagagaggacgtgtaaaactacactgagatgaactactatatatcttcttatggatcaacagttcaaataaaacactggacaAGAgcaaaatatggagctttaaatgattattattattattattattatttaatattattgttgGCAGGCTTCACAattgcctttattgtgaaagtttTTGTATCATGTAACATtaatattatgtaatattagacatatatgtatgtgtctAATGATTTTCTGCTTGTATTAAGACAGTGACTTTTCTGGTTGATTATGATTTATTCAACAGATtggaaacagtaaaatattgtaTTACTCCCTATTGCTGGGTTCTGGTATCCAGCTGTTTGAACAGAGCCTTGCTGCAGcatggcagcagcagagtgtcTACACTGTCAGTATATACAGGTCAGGCctgcagagtgacagagtgtctgtgtctcaggtgtCCGACTCCAGGCTGTGATGGATCAGGCCACATCACTGGAAACTATGCTTCACATAGAAGGTAGgagctctcctcctcatctgccTACTGCACCATCAGTCACTCTGCTGACAGATGCTGTGactctccctctgttcctctctgccAGTCTGTCCGGGTGCCCCAGAGCCAAGAAGAGCGGGGTCAAATCAGTCCCCACCAAAGATGACAAGGAAGACTCTGAGCTGCTGAGGTGAGCAAAAGGACCTGAGAGGCAGAGTCTGAAATATACTGAATTATAATTCATGAGATTAACATGTTCTGAAAGTGAGACATGGTTTTTAGTTTAATACTAATTTATCCTCCAGTGCAACAGGACAGACCTCACATCTCAACCCTACCACATGCAGCTCTAACCAAACCTAAAACATTGTTTCATATAATCACACAAATTGTGATAGACTAAAGTTTCCTTTAGTTTGCGTCAGTATATTACACAAACTTTTGTACTATCCATGCAGTTACACATTATTCTCATACACTCTGTATATGGAGGAGAAACCACGTCAAATGAAAAATTGATCAAAGAGACATTTGTACAGAGGATATGTGAGGAGAGTCAGTCACAAATAAAATAAGCTTATATTTAATTGACTGAAGGATCTAATTGAAGGTTTACTGAGGCCTTTTTACAGTCCATTTAAAATATTGAATGCAGCCTCATGTTTATGTAATtacacatttcattcacacatttgaTGTTGTGACATTTGTATTTTCTGGGACGTTTAGAAGTGGTTGCCAAATAAATTCTGAACCTGAAGGACCAAATCTGGATCCTTGAGTCCCTCTGTTGctgcacctcctctctctcagtgagtctattcagtgttttctgccTCCAGGTGTCCAGTTCCCGGCTGCGACAGTCTGGGCCACATCAGTGGGAAGTACGCCACTCATCGTAGCGCCTACGGCTGTCCGCTGGCAGCACGTCGGCAGAAGGAAGGTCTTCTTAATGGCACCCCCTTCTCCTGGAAGGCCTTCAAGACTGAAGGCCCGACCTGCCCAACGCCAGGCTGCGACGGCTCCGGCCACGCTAACGGCAGTTTCCTGACTCACCGCAGGTATCGTTTAGAGAGCAGCTCAGCATACACCTTCATCTCAGAGTACATTCATACAAGTCCCCCTCCCCAGGTCTGACCTGAGACCCTGACAGTGACAGTTCATCATCTGATACAAAGGTGGAGGTGAATGATCTCTGATCATTGGCTACACAGAGCCTGGACTTGTTTCATAGCTTCCTCTGGAAGATGCCCAATCGACCTTTTgtattacagaaaacacaaatttcTGATTGGTTCATAGTGGTTAGTCCAAGGTTCTCAATCAGGATCAATGAAACATAGAAAAGTTTTTTAGCTGTATTCACATTCAGTTGTCAGCAGTGCAGCTCAGGGTGCACTTTATTACCCTTTAAGCTCTTTTACATGATTCACTTTCCCACACTTTGAAAACCCGATTTAGACAAATACTGCTCATTTCCTTTGGTAATTCACCATGAAGTAGAGTCACATGGACCAAGGTTAGATCACCAACTGATCTGGGGATCCAAACTTTGAGGGATCCCAAGGTTCTGAAGCTTGAAGTTCATTATATGTGAGATGGTTTACAGTAAATTCAGTAAGGTCGCATTCAGCCCTGTAATTCATTTCAACACAGAGGGGTCCAGCAAAAAGTCACTGGGTCACTCAGCAACTAAATTCCACTTGAATCTAGATCAGTTTGGAAACAGGCACCACTTCATCAGATAATCAGAAATGATAAAGGTCTTAAGGTggttaatattattattatattaatgttgAGAAACTTACTGCCAATTTCGAAATCTAAGTATTGACTCATAGAACTGATCAGCTGCTCATCTCAGTCTGTCAGGTTGTCCCAGAGCGTCAGCCAACAAGAAGAGAGCCAAGTTCCCTGGAGACGAGTACATTACTGCAAAGTTCAGAGCCAGTGACGGTAAGAGTTAGTCCCTCTGTCTAACAGTATATCTCAAattgtgtctgctgctgttatcACTAACACATAGAGACAACAACATAGAAAGAGCACAGACTCAGAGGGGTAATGTTCTCTACAGctgaacacactgcagcaccacAGGGTTAGCAGGGGTCTTGATTTTGTGTTTGCTAACTGTGTTCACACAGTTCTGGACAACGATGAGGACATCAAACAGCTCAACAAGGAGATCAATGAGCTGAATGAGTCCAACTCAGAGATGGAGACTGACATGATGAACCTGCACACTCAGGTGAGGAAATACATTCAGGAGGCAATGCCTGTTGATTTGGCATTGATCAGAGACAATAAAGACAGTAGAGACTGCAGGATGCTGCAGAAACTAATTTCACTGATGCATTAGTAAAGCTCTGTGtgttgctgcttgttgtgtgtctgtctctgcttcagATCTCTTCAATGGAGAAGAACCTGaagagcatggaggaggagaataAACAGATTGAGGAAAGGAATGAGGCTTTGTTCCTGGAGTTATCTGGTCTGAGTCAGGCCCTGATCCAAAGCCTGGCCAACATCCGCCTACCCACCATGGTGAGTATACACAATGCATTTTGAAttcttttaaaagaagaaactaATTCTATATAtagtttgttttagtttctattagtatgtgtgtgtatgtatgtatgtatgtatgtatgtatgtatgtatgtatgtatatataatcATCCTATTTCATATAGGCTGCACCCTCTAAGAGCTGTCGCTATTGGGTTTATCCCTTGCACATGCACAGCGGTGAAGGTCTTTTTTCAGGTCTGGATCTAACACCTGCACAACCTTTTTTTCACCTGcaaaagataataataataataataataataataaaataaatcaaacgtGGCCATTGAggtattttaaatatttagtaaTGAGTCTATTTCCCCGTTAAATGTTCAGTCAGTGATGAAATGTTCAAACCTGCTTTGGAAGTACTCCCCTTTCCCTGGCTGAAAGTAAAAATCTCCAGTTCGTTTGGCGAGTTGGGCTTCCTGGACAAGGCATCAACACTTGCATTGTGACGACCTGGCCTGTGCTGGATGGTGTAATTGAAGTTTGCCAGACAACTTAAAATATCTATAATTGGATTGATAACTTTCACTCAAAGGAAGGCTTTGGCTTGTATAAGCAATTACTCTCTCCTTACCATCTAGATGCTGGCAGAGTACAGCTACTAGGCCTTGGTTTCAGGCATCTGTGTATAGGTGAAAAGGGAGAGCAAAGTCTGCAAAAGCCAGGATTTGGGTGCTGTTGAGTTGTTCTTTTTGGGTGTGGAAGGCTTGTTCACATTCATCTGTCCATTCCCAGAGACGTGCCCTTTTGGGGCCAGTACCATTCAGCAGCTGATTTAACCCATAAAGACCCGGACCCATTTCTACCGCAAGGAAAATTATGGGGGgcataaaacagattaaatagaGCACATAgaacacatttctcaaaaaattttcaaaattctGCCACTAGGTGGCAAAGATCTCAAAAGTGACTTAGATGTCACTTCGGGCGTAAAATAGTTAAATTATATGTTACACCTTAATctgaaatttttttaaataaatcagccTGAGAatgtatttctttgtctttttatttgtatatccTCAGATCAACATccaacaacataaataacatcttaataatgaaaaaaaaaactctttgtaGGTTTAGTCTAGGCATTTTCTCAGATCAACAACAAGAAAAGTACCATCtgaacaatgaaaaaaacatgatgcctCATAGAGTAGGTTTAGCTGCTTATCTTAATAATTATGGAAGGAAATGATATCAATAACACTGTCCCTGCCTTCCACTTCACACCACTGATCACTATTGATCCTTTTCTACTCTCTAACAGGTTGTCAAAGCTCACCAGAATAATAACATTTGTAATTCCACAATGAATAACCTAAAAGCTCAACAACTTTTGTGGAATTTGTAACAGATTTGTTTCTGGACAAAGTAGAAATATAGGGATGAAGGCCAGAGCTTGAACTACTGGTGGATTACCTATTTAGCAGAGGGGTTTGGGTGTGTGCCTAGGCAAAATGGTATGTTTTGAAACAGTTTCTCTCTTCAGTGAAGCAGAGACGCACGTCACATTTCTCGCAGACGGTGGTGGTTGCATTGGTTTTGCAGATTTTGCAGCGGCCACGCTTGGCACATTTCACAGGCCAGTGTGCAACCTGGTCCAGACGAACATCATCAGGAACTCCGACACGGACTCTCTTGGGAGGTGCTGGTGGAGATGGGGTTTTGCTGTCGAGTGATGGGCGCCCCCTTTCTGCCTGGATGAGGATGAGGCTAGTTGCCACCTCTGCCTGGAATCTTCTTTGATTTAGTGGCCTCTGACCAAGCAGCTTGCAGTCACGGCGGTAGGTCAGCCACGCGTTGACCAGGGCTAGCATGATGCTGTGCCAGAACAGGTAGATGTACCACCTCCGTGACctcatgttgtatttgtacCTGGCAATACATCCATCGATGAGGTCAACCCCCCCCATGAAGGTGTTGTACTCTTTGACGATGTGTGGCCGGTTGACGTCAAGGAATGCTTTCTCTTGTTTGCTCCAGCGGTGAGCTTTGTCCTGTGGTTCCACTGCTGTGTGAGAGGAGATCAAGGTGACCGATCTGTTGTCATGCCACTTTACAATGGCCATGGATCCCTCTTTCTCCACCCTGGCATCGAAAGATCCTCTGCCTCTCTTGGCAAGACTCTTGTCATCCTCAAGCTGACATCCAGACAAGCGATTGCTGCGGAGTGTTCCTGTAATACATAAACAATAAGACAAAATGAGTGACAAAactagaaacaaaaacaagagaggaTACAGGAGAATAAGACAAAAGTGAGAATAGGACAATAGTGAAAGATGAtaattgtttatgttgttaatacctgtgtgtgtcagtgtatgtcagtgtgcatatgtgtgtcagtatgtgtgtgtgtgtgtgtgtgtgtgtgtctgttacctGTGTAGAAGATCTGCCGCTGAAGAAGCTCAAGCACCAGTGGTGCTGAAGAGAACAGGTTGTCAGCGAACACTTTGTAGTTCTGGCCTGGTGGAAGAGTTTCACACAGCTTGAGCACCACGTCTCCTCCCATGCCAAATGTGGTTCTTTTCCCAGTGCCACCTTCATACACCTGAAAATCACAGAGGATTCCTGTGGAAGTGCAACGGGCCCAGATCTTGAATCCCCAGGGGTGGGGCTTGCTCTTGACATACTGCCTTATTGGGCTGCGCGTTCCTCTGAAAGACACCATTTGCTCATCGATAGAGTTGTACTCTTCTGGGGTGATCTCAAGACATTGTTTGCGGAACATATCAAGCCATGGACGGATCTTCCAGCATTTGTCCCCTTCTTGCCTGTTTGATGAATCCGTATTGTCAGCGAAGTGGAGAGATGCGAGGAGGGTCTGAAAACGGTTGCGTGACATGTTATCAGCTACCATGGCACACCTTGTGTTGTTTTCCCAGTAGGTACGGTTTCCTGGAAGCTGGCAAAGACCCATGCGCAGGTACATGCCAATTAGGATTTCCAGCTCCTTGACTGTGGTGTTCACATTCTTGAGCGTGTCAGTGGTTTGGACACTGTACAGATTGGTTTGCTCCATCAATGACTCTATCATCTCTTCTGTAATGAACCTCCTGAAGTACTGCAGGGGAGTGGGAAGCTCGTCTGGAGGTGTGACACTCTCTCCTTTGAACGTGCAGTCAGGGGCTTCAAAAGGTTTCTTTCTCCAAGAGAACTTATTTTCTTGGCCAGTAGGATGTTTCTTGGTTGAGGTACTTGGTTGAGGTACTTCTCTTGGTTGAGACACTTCCCCTTCTGGTTGAGGTATTTCCTCTTCTGACTCACATTCAGACTCACTTGACTCCTGATTCAAGGGAGTGTAATCTGGATCTTCGACAGGATCGTCTTCATCTGAGCTGGTACCACCAAATCCCTCAATCTCACTTTCATCTCCATTCTGAATCATGTCCAGAATGAACTGGCTATGCTTATCCCAATCCCATCTCTTTTCCCTGTTCATCTAGAGAGAAAAAATGGTAAATATTCATGCCTTGCCTGATGTCATGATGTAGTCCCAGACCTGCCATTTTAGTAGCTAGCTACTTGGTGCCCAACAGGTCTTATTGCAACCCatgaataaaattatataacTGATATTGGTTCAATTAAGCTAgaataaacaatatataactAAATATAATTGATTCAGCCAAGTAAACTGATCAGATCATGATTAGTTTTCTTATTGTGACACATAAGTCACAACAATTTTTTTCAACCGTTTTTAGGCTAATTGCCCGATGTGACATTTGTGTCACACCAATATTTACTTGATCGTTTTATACAAAGTTCTTCAAGAAATGTGTAAACaatagtttatttttaacaaacagcatGATATTTAAACATTGCAATTCTTGAATTGGATAAATCTTACCTTTTAGCCTCTGAAAGAGCAGCTTCAAATTAGCTAGGTAGCTGGTTTTTCCAAATGCAACTTTCAGTCAAGTTCAGTCGGTTGGTATGGAAACACATGATCACCCCACTGGTCACATGACCTATCATAAATGCGCTATAGGTGTTACTCTGGGACTTCATGAGTGAAAAATCAAGGATTAACTTAACATGGAACCATCCTGAGCATTAATAGGGCGTGAGACAACCGTGTCACCGTGGGTCCTTATGGGTTAAAAGCTTTACGTGAGAAATTCTTTATGAACCTCTGGTAGTAGCAGATGAAGCCTAGGAAAGAGTGCAGTTCAGTGGCAGTTTTTGGTGTTTTCCACTCAGGTA
The genomic region above belongs to Seriola aureovittata isolate HTS-2021-v1 ecotype China chromosome 9, ASM2101889v1, whole genome shotgun sequence and contains:
- the LOC130175411 gene encoding piggyBac transposable element-derived protein 3-like codes for the protein MNREKRWDWDKHSQFILDMIQNGDESEIEGFGGTSSDEDDPVEDPDYTPLNQESSESECESEEEIPQPEGEVSQPREVPQPSTSTKKHPTGQENKFSWRKKPFEAPDCTFKGESVTPPDELPTPLQYFRRFITEEMIESLMEQTNLYSVQTTDTLKNVNTTVKELEILIGMYLRMGLCQLPGNRTYWENNTRCAMVADNMSRNRFQTLLASLHFADNTDSSNRQEGDKCWKIRPWLDMFRKQCLEITPEEYNSIDEQMVSFRGTRSPIRQYVKSKPHPWGFKIWARCTSTGILCDFQVYEGGTGKRTTFGMGGDVVLKLCETLPPGQNYKVFADNLFSSAPLVLELLQRQIFYTGTLRSNRLSGCQLEDDKSLAKRGRGSFDARVEKEGSMAIVKWHDNRSVTLISSHTAVEPQDKAHRWSKQEKAFLDVNRPHIVKEYNTFMGGVDLIDGCIARYKYNMRSRRWYIYLFWHSIMLALVNAWLTYRRDCKLLGQRPLNQRRFQAEVATSLILIQAERGRPSLDSKTPSPPAPPKRVRVGVPDDVRLDQVAHWPVKCAKRGRCKICKTNATTTVCEKCDVRLCFTEERNCFKTYHFA